The Hymenobacter oligotrophus genome has a window encoding:
- a CDS encoding RNA polymerase sigma-70 factor, translating into MAANTPEIDTVDALEARLAELQRTNGEAFLQELFRAFYRPLGNVVYRVVQDRAVAEDLLQDVFMRIWNNRESLVISSTYKAYLYRAAMNAALRHVEQQKRQVSWDDANLAETGRDTTAEHLEGQEAEQLVATALEALPPQCRAVFLMSRQEGMSYQQIAEALEVAPKTVENQMGKALRIMRDKLSGFFSGLNSWLL; encoded by the coding sequence ATGGCTGCCAATACGCCCGAAATTGATACCGTTGACGCCCTCGAAGCCCGCTTAGCGGAGCTACAGCGCACCAACGGCGAGGCGTTTCTGCAGGAGTTGTTTCGGGCATTTTACCGCCCGCTCGGCAACGTGGTGTACCGGGTAGTGCAAGATCGTGCCGTGGCCGAAGACCTGCTGCAAGATGTGTTCATGCGCATCTGGAACAACCGCGAGTCGCTTGTCATCAGCAGCACTTATAAAGCCTACCTCTACCGCGCTGCTATGAACGCGGCCCTGCGCCACGTGGAGCAGCAAAAGCGCCAGGTAAGCTGGGACGATGCCAACCTGGCCGAAACCGGCCGCGACACCACCGCCGAGCACCTTGAGGGCCAAGAGGCTGAACAATTAGTAGCCACCGCCCTCGAGGCTTTGCCGCCGCAGTGCCGCGCCGTGTTTCTGATGAGCCGGCAAGAAGGCATGAGCTATCAGCAGATTGCCGAAGCCTTGGAAGTAGCCCCCAAAACCGTGGAAAATCAAATGGGAAAGGCTTTGCGCATCATGCGCGACAAGCTCAGTGGCTTTTTTTCGGGCCTGAATTCGTGGCTGTTATAG
- a CDS encoding head GIN domain-containing protein: MKTNWLIAPLFSVLLLSAGCSHEGEAFGPRVRGTGPTVTETRSFNSFSRVELKIDAEVILTQGSRQEVRLEGQRNILDVLETEINGDELQIEYGHVQVRSHEPIKVYITVPSLSEVQVSGSGKVRSTSPWSANSFQVEVSGSGEATLDLDQVQSLRTRISGSGEARLSGEAASHTVNISGSGQVSAYELATQDAYASISGSGKAYVQAARTLNAEISGSGTIYYRGNPTVTTRISGSGKVLSGN; encoded by the coding sequence ATGAAAACCAACTGGCTCATCGCTCCTCTTTTCTCGGTACTGCTACTCTCTGCCGGCTGCTCGCACGAAGGCGAAGCTTTCGGCCCGCGTGTACGGGGCACCGGCCCTACCGTTACGGAAACCCGCTCGTTCAACAGCTTCAGCCGTGTGGAGCTCAAGATTGATGCGGAAGTAATTCTCACGCAGGGCAGCCGGCAGGAAGTACGCCTCGAAGGGCAGCGCAACATCCTCGATGTGCTCGAAACCGAAATCAACGGCGATGAGCTGCAGATTGAGTACGGCCATGTGCAAGTGCGCAGCCACGAACCCATCAAGGTCTACATCACGGTGCCTTCGCTGTCGGAGGTGCAGGTATCGGGTTCGGGCAAAGTGCGCAGCACCTCGCCGTGGTCGGCCAACTCCTTCCAAGTAGAGGTGTCGGGCTCGGGCGAAGCCACCCTGGACCTCGACCAAGTACAAAGCCTGCGCACCCGCATTTCGGGCTCGGGGGAGGCCCGCCTCAGCGGCGAGGCAGCTAGCCACACCGTCAACATCAGCGGCTCGGGCCAGGTAAGCGCCTACGAGCTGGCTACGCAGGATGCCTACGCATCCATCAGCGGCTCGGGCAAAGCTTACGTGCAGGCTGCCCGCACGCTCAATGCCGAAATCAGCGGCAGCGGCACCATTTACTACCGCGGCAACCCCACCGTTACCACGCGCATTTCGGGTTCGGGCAAAGTACTCAGCGGTAACTAA